A single Cucumis melo cultivar AY chromosome 4, USDA_Cmelo_AY_1.0, whole genome shotgun sequence DNA region contains:
- the LOC103503879 gene encoding hexokinase-2, chloroplastic — MSVAAVGSFSPLRSPTWIARPRFTMAVGSKAVSVSPILTKFQKDCETPLPVLRHVADAMANDMRAGLAVDGGSDLKMILSYVDTLPSGNEEGLFYALDLGGTNFRVLRVQLGGKEKRVIATEFEQVSIPQHLMFATSQELFDFIASGLEKFVESEGDRFHLSPGRKRETGFTFSFPVKQTSIDSGILIKWTKGFAVSGVAGKDVVACLNEAMERRGLDMRVSALVNDTVGTLAGARYYDDDVVAAVILGTGTNACYIEQKDAIPKLPGQGSSSGETIINTEWGAYSNGLPLSVFDREMDAASINPGEQIFEKTIAGMYLGEIARRVLLAMAEFSPLFGKSIPEKLSRQFILSTPDLCAMQQDVSDDLQAVGSILYNVVGVESDLSARKIVVEVCDTIAKRGGRLAGAGIVGILKKIEDFEGVKAGKRRVVAMDGGLYENYPQYRKYLKEGVTELLGTELAKNVAIEHTKDGSGIGAALLAASNSIYRT; from the exons ATGTCGGTCGCTGCTGTTGGATCTTTCTCTCCACTAAGATCTCCCACGTGGATCGCCCGCCCTCGCTTCACCATGGCCGTCGGATCCAAAGCCGTCTCTGTTTCCCCTATTTTGACTAAGTTTCAGAAGGATTGCGAGACCCCTTTGCCGGTATTGCGCCACGTGGCGGATGCAATGGCCAATGATATGAGAGCTGGGCTTGCTGTCGACGGCGGCAGTGATCTGAAGATGATTCTTAGCTATGTCGACACTCTCCCTAGCGG GAATGAGGAAGGATTGTTTTATGCATTGGATCTTGGTGGCACTAATTTTCGAGTGCTTAGAGTTCAATTGGGTGGCAAAGAAAAACGTGTTATTGCTACTGAATTTGAACAAGTTTCAATCCCTCAACACTTAATGTTTGCCACATCTCAG GAGCTATTTGATTTCATTGCTTCTGGTCTGGAAAAATTTGTAGAGAGTGAAGGTGACAGATTCCACCTTTCTCCtggaagaaagagagagacTGGATTCACATTCTCATTCCCTGTTAAACAAACTTCCATTGATTCTGGCATATTAATCAAGTGGACTAAAGGTTTTGCTGTTTCTGGAGTG GCTGGGAAAGATGTTGTTGCTTGTCTAAATGAAGCCATGGAAAGGCGGGGACTAGATATGCGCGTTTCGGCCCTT GTTAATGATACGGTTGGAACCTTGGCTGGAGCAAGATATTATGACGATGATGTCGTGGCTGCTGTTATTTTAGGTACAGGAACCAATGCCTGTTATATAGAACAAAAGGATGCTATTCCTAAGCTGCCAGGCCAGGGATCTTCTTCAGGGGAAACA ATTATTAACACAGAATGGGGAGCATATTCAAATGGTCTTCCTCTCTCTGTTTTTGATAGAGAGATGGATGCTGCTAGTATCAATCCAGGGGAGCAG ATCTTTGAGAAGACAATAGCTGGAATGTACCTCGGTGAAATTGCTCGTAGAGTACTTTTAGCAATGGCTGAATTCTCCCCTCTTTTTGGCAAATCCATTCCCGAAAAGCTGTCAAGGCAATTCATCCTTAG CACACCAGATCTATGTGCTATGCAACAAGATGTCTCTGACGACCTTCAAGCAGTCGGGTCAATTTTGTACAACGTTGTCGGG GTCGAGTCGGATTTAAGCGCAAGAAAAATTGTCGTAGAGGTGTGTGACACAATTGCAAAGCGAGGGGGACGATTAGCAGGGGCGGGAATTGTAGGCATCCTGAAGAAAATAGAAGATTTTGAAGGTGTAAAGGCTGGAAAGAGGAGAGTTGTGGCCATGGATGGAGGATTGTATGAGAATTATCCACAGTACAGAAAGTACCTTAAAGAAGGGGTAACAGAACTTCTGGGGACAGAGTTGGCTAAAAATGTGGCCATTGAACATACTAAAGATGGATCTGGCATTGGGGCTGCTCTTTTGGCTGCTTCAAACTCTATTTATAGAACATGA
- the LOC103503881 gene encoding WEB family protein At1g75720, with protein sequence MENGSVRFKRAEIDTRKPFRSVKEAVTLFGDKVLAGELYSNRIKQMHGRDEENKERMNGERQLKLGNVAAELEETKQSLSKAKEESMVMAHCLSSLQEELEKTKKELQLLKERELSSLLLDHQPEDVKLLVDQPDSMEFQKKRYVTFANPPTAVPHLTVPPPPAAVEKLDRLTSIRREKNKIKKTLIPLISSMFSKKKGN encoded by the exons ATGGAAAATGGAAGTGTGAGATTTAAAAGAGCAGAGATTGATACAAGAAAGCCATTTCGTTCAGTAAAAGAAGCAGTTACGTTGTTCGGTGACAAAGTTTTGGCCGGAGAACTTTATAGCAACAGAATTAAACag ATGCATGGGAGAGATGAGGAGAATAAAGAGAGGATGAATGGGGAAAGGCAATTGAAGCTGGGAAATGTTGCAGCTGAGTTAGAAGAAACAAAGCAAAGCCTTTCAAAAGCCAAAGAAGAAAGCATGGTAATGGCTCATTGTCTTTCATCTCTTCAAGAAGAGCTTGAGAAAACCAAAAAAGAGCTTCAACTCTTGAAGGAAAGAGAACTATCTTCATTATTGTTAGACCATCAACCCGAAGATGTTAAACTTCTTGTAGATCAGCCTGATTCTATGGAATTCCAAAAAAAACGTTATGTCACTTTTGCAAACCCTCCCACCGCCGTCCCTCACCTCACCGTCCCGCCTCCTCCCGCCGCTGTCGAGAAGTTGGACAGGCTCACATCTATTAGGAGAGAGAAGAATAAGATCAAGAAGACATTAATCCCACTCATTTCCAGCATGTTCTCcaagaaaaaaggaaattag